The following are encoded in a window of Elusimicrobiota bacterium genomic DNA:
- the murI gene encoding glutamate racemase, which translates to MVTSKSDSRLSSESFAYQPVGVFDSGVGGLTVVKELIRQVPRENVIYVGDTAHVPYGTKSAVKVTELSLAITRFLVKQHIKLLVVACNTASALALEALQKKYPLLKIVGVITPGAGEAVRHTHNLRVGVIGTAGTINSGAYKKHINRLNKAIKVYSYPCPLFVPLAEEGWGNTEVAYLTAEEYLKPVKSKDVDVLVLGCTHYPLLKPTLAKVMGAKVKLVDSASATAAAVKTILTVKGLLAPGKHKGWQRFYVTDDPGKFNLLGSRFLKRIIRSTKLVDIGQ; encoded by the coding sequence ATGGTAACCTCAAAAAGTGATAGTAGATTAAGTTCAGAGAGTTTTGCATATCAACCGGTTGGCGTGTTTGATTCCGGTGTTGGCGGGTTGACCGTAGTAAAAGAACTTATCCGTCAAGTACCCAGGGAAAATGTTATTTACGTTGGGGATACTGCGCATGTGCCGTATGGTACAAAATCAGCGGTAAAAGTAACGGAGTTGTCATTGGCAATCACGCGGTTTCTTGTGAAGCAGCATATAAAACTTCTTGTGGTTGCCTGTAATACAGCATCCGCGCTTGCGCTTGAAGCGCTACAAAAAAAGTATCCTTTACTAAAAATTGTTGGGGTGATAACTCCTGGTGCTGGTGAAGCTGTCCGCCATACGCATAACTTGCGAGTGGGAGTTATAGGTACCGCCGGGACGATAAACAGCGGGGCATACAAAAAACATATTAACCGCCTGAATAAAGCTATTAAAGTATACTCCTATCCATGCCCGTTATTTGTTCCACTTGCGGAGGAAGGATGGGGAAATACAGAAGTTGCGTACTTAACCGCAGAGGAGTACCTAAAACCTGTTAAAAGTAAAGATGTGGATGTTCTGGTCTTAGGATGTACTCATTACCCATTATTAAAACCTACCCTCGCGAAAGTTATGGGTGCAAAAGTTAAACTTGTAGATTCCGCATCAGCGACTGCCGCTGCGGTTAAAACAATCCTTACGGTAAAAGGTTTACTCGCTCCGGGTAAACATAAGGGATGGCAAAGGTTTTATGTTACGGATGACCCGGGTAAGTTTAACCTCCTGGGTAGCAGGTTTTTGAAGCGTATAATCAGAAGTACAAAACTTGTGGATATTGGGCAATAG
- a CDS encoding 7-carboxy-7-deazaguanine synthase QueE has protein sequence MPNYSRSSKSIPCGKVAETFFSIQGEGIFLGTPQVFIRMYGCNIRCSYCDTMYATTGGKYRVMSVAAVVHEAIKLDINRCGWVTFTGGEPLLQKVYTRAAAEMLRNKGYRVMLETNGTLYNELKSSISVYDHVSMDIKLPSQCGLSLWEQHNKFLSIAKKKAGVKVVVDPSTPVGEFITALKLVGKYKPAFGIVLQLRSDRKTGLPVCDVLNPGIMNLFSLTQKYCKGVEVRVLTQNHKVWKIK, from the coding sequence ATGCCAAATTATTCAAGGAGTAGTAAATCAATTCCCTGTGGTAAGGTTGCTGAAACGTTTTTCAGTATCCAGGGTGAAGGTATATTTTTGGGTACGCCACAGGTGTTTATCCGGATGTACGGGTGTAATATCCGATGCAGTTATTGCGATACTATGTATGCAACCACTGGCGGGAAGTATAGGGTGATGAGTGTCGCTGCAGTTGTGCATGAAGCTATAAAACTTGATATTAACCGATGCGGATGGGTAACCTTTACCGGCGGTGAGCCGTTACTCCAGAAGGTGTACACTCGCGCTGCTGCGGAAATGTTGAGAAACAAAGGGTATCGTGTAATGCTTGAAACTAATGGTACGTTGTATAATGAGTTAAAAAGTAGTATCAGTGTGTATGACCATGTTTCAATGGATATAAAATTACCGTCGCAATGCGGGTTGTCGTTATGGGAACAACACAATAAGTTTTTGAGTATCGCAAAGAAAAAGGCGGGGGTAAAGGTTGTGGTTGATCCCTCAACACCGGTTGGGGAGTTTATTACTGCACTAAAACTTGTAGGGAAGTATAAACCTGCTTTTGGTATAGTCTTGCAATTGCGTAGTGACAGGAAAACAGGTTTACCGGTGTGTGATGTATTGAACCCAGGAATTATGAACTTGTTTTCATTGACACAAAAGTATTGTAAAGGCGTTGAAGTACGTGTGCTAACACAGAATCATAAGGTATGGAAGATAAAATAG
- a CDS encoding YbgC/FadM family acyl-CoA thioesterase, translating into MSSSMYELRVYYEDTDCGQVVYYSNYLRFFERSRTEFMRERGVDIKDMMARDVHFVVTRIEVDFKAPAMYGDVLQIETSITEGTKVRFEFSYIIREKISQRVLVTGKTVIACITDNSKPQRIPQDVYAKLFKE; encoded by the coding sequence ATGTCATCAAGTATGTATGAGTTACGTGTGTACTACGAAGATACCGATTGCGGGCAAGTGGTGTATTACTCAAACTACTTGCGATTTTTTGAACGTTCCCGCACGGAGTTTATGCGTGAACGCGGGGTGGATATCAAAGATATGATGGCGCGGGATGTACATTTTGTGGTTACCCGTATAGAAGTTGATTTTAAAGCGCCGGCAATGTACGGTGATGTTTTGCAGATAGAAACTTCTATAACTGAAGGGACAAAAGTAAGGTTTGAGTTTAGTTATATTATTCGTGAAAAAATATCGCAGCGCGTGTTGGTAACCGGGAAGACAGTGATTGCGTGTATTACCGACAATAGTAAGCCTCAGAGGATACCACAGGACGTCTATGCCAAATTATTCAAGGAGTAG
- the queD gene encoding 6-carboxytetrahydropterin synthase QueD: protein MYEIYVESTFSSAHKLKNYKGKCENLHGHNYRVQVYLRGSMLDKAGLGVDFQDLKTKLNTVLNTLDHRYLNNTPGFRKKNPSAENIAEHIFQKLKNKVMYNGYKLHRIAVWEGEKTAVTYFGEQE from the coding sequence ATGTACGAAATTTATGTGGAGTCAACCTTTTCATCAGCGCATAAGTTAAAAAATTATAAAGGTAAATGCGAGAACCTTCATGGGCATAATTATCGTGTGCAAGTATATCTCCGCGGGAGTATGCTCGATAAGGCAGGGTTGGGGGTTGATTTCCAGGACTTAAAAACAAAATTGAATACAGTATTAAATACGCTTGATCACAGGTATCTCAATAACACTCCGGGGTTTAGGAAAAAAAATCCTTCAGCAGAAAATATTGCGGAGCATATTTTTCAGAAGTTAAAGAATAAAGTTATGTATAACGGGTATAAGTTACACAGGATTGCCGTATGGGAAGGCGAGAAAACTGCGGTAACATATTTTGGGGAGCAGGAGTAA
- the queC gene encoding 7-cyano-7-deazaguanine synthase QueC: MPAVVLLSGGLDSATTLYYALNRGYRCHCLIFNYAQRHNREIRSAVRIAASTKCKYTVINLKFPWSKSVLTDKTSGIPHRELKDIYESSVVPPTYVPARNTVFLSYAAGLAESIGADTVFIGANAVDYSGYPDCRPEYIRSMQKALRLGTTNPRIVIAVPLITKSKVQIVKLALKLNVPLKHTWSCYTGGRHPCGKCDSCKLREKGFSAAGVVDPVK; encoded by the coding sequence ATGCCTGCAGTCGTACTGTTATCCGGAGGGTTGGATTCCGCAACAACGTTGTACTACGCGCTTAATCGCGGGTATCGATGTCACTGTTTGATATTTAACTACGCGCAACGGCATAACCGCGAAATCCGTAGTGCCGTACGGATCGCTGCTTCCACGAAATGTAAATACACTGTTATTAACCTCAAATTTCCGTGGAGTAAAAGCGTATTAACTGATAAAACAAGCGGGATTCCTCACCGTGAACTTAAAGATATATATGAATCATCGGTTGTACCCCCTACATACGTCCCTGCGAGGAATACCGTGTTTTTGTCTTATGCTGCGGGGTTAGCGGAATCTATTGGTGCGGATACTGTTTTTATTGGCGCGAATGCTGTGGATTATTCCGGATATCCTGACTGCCGGCCGGAATATATACGCTCTATGCAGAAAGCATTGAGGTTGGGGACAACTAACCCCAGGATCGTTATTGCTGTACCGTTAATCACAAAAAGTAAGGTTCAGATTGTTAAACTCGCACTAAAACTTAATGTACCGTTGAAACATACGTGGAGTTGTTATACCGGCGGGCGTCATCCCTGCGGGAAGTGTGATTCATGTAAGTTACGGGAGAAAGGTTTTTCCGCTGCCGGGGTGGTAGATCCGGTAAAGTAA
- a CDS encoding N-acetylmuramoyl-L-alanine amidase encodes MLTTLYPVVCAGKEKTPQASIVHVLLATGDTVTLRNITKDGKKYVSIENVASIYKSKVHWYPVSGKVILTINKAKLEFIAGRSDLRIGDNRVKLTSKILFYKSNIWVPLELLDNKYWKQLTNSSIIGKDTGKTLVPEEKFDIYDPRIYSTSDRTKCVFELGKELEYQVIVSTIPGVYSFHAKKAKAEGGTHKVVTSDNIIKSLRVLQQKDGAVYQIGFQSATVTELQTVNDDTGRKLLLEFIRIPAGPVQVVIPSQTQDIINNTMAQAQQGLGKESAAVAQPKEPVIQASIALPQKRVVRKIMIDPGHGGKDCGAIGPKGVFEKDLVLDYSKELAKILKDEYKYEVILTRTTDEFIPLSVRTEMANTEKADIFISVHCNASYSRMDNGFEVYFLSENASDAAAEAVAKLENAVVQLEDPGSLKKFEVDKILCSLETNVYMNQSSELSGIMKREVDNLSWLVRNNGVKQASFFVLRGTRMPAVLLEAAYLSNPAEERKLTERRMKTNMVDAWARAVVTYEKRMSENGNLKK; translated from the coding sequence GTGTTAACCACATTATACCCAGTGGTCTGCGCGGGGAAAGAAAAAACGCCTCAGGCAAGTATTGTCCATGTCCTACTTGCTACAGGGGATACGGTTACACTAAGGAATATTACGAAGGATGGGAAAAAATATGTTTCCATCGAAAACGTGGCGTCTATCTACAAAAGTAAAGTTCACTGGTATCCTGTCTCCGGGAAGGTTATTCTTACTATTAACAAAGCAAAACTTGAATTTATCGCCGGGCGGTCTGACCTGCGGATCGGGGATAACCGCGTAAAGCTTACTTCCAAAATACTGTTTTATAAAAGTAATATCTGGGTACCGCTTGAGTTGTTGGATAACAAGTATTGGAAACAATTAACTAATTCGTCAATCATAGGTAAGGATACAGGTAAAACTTTAGTTCCGGAAGAAAAGTTTGATATCTACGACCCCAGGATATATTCAACATCGGACCGGACAAAATGCGTGTTTGAACTCGGGAAGGAGTTGGAGTACCAGGTTATTGTATCCACAATACCGGGGGTATACTCATTCCATGCAAAAAAAGCTAAGGCTGAAGGCGGGACTCATAAGGTTGTTACTTCAGATAATATTATTAAGTCATTAAGAGTATTACAACAAAAAGACGGTGCGGTGTACCAGATTGGTTTCCAAAGCGCGACAGTAACGGAATTACAGACAGTGAATGACGATACCGGGCGGAAGCTTTTACTTGAATTTATCAGAATACCCGCCGGCCCTGTGCAGGTAGTAATTCCGAGCCAAACTCAGGATATTATTAATAACACTATGGCACAGGCACAGCAGGGGTTAGGGAAAGAAAGCGCGGCAGTAGCTCAACCCAAAGAACCTGTGATACAGGCATCTATAGCATTACCTCAAAAACGTGTAGTCCGCAAAATTATGATCGATCCCGGGCATGGGGGTAAGGATTGCGGTGCGATCGGGCCAAAAGGTGTTTTTGAGAAGGATTTGGTGTTAGACTACTCAAAGGAGCTCGCTAAAATATTGAAGGATGAGTATAAGTACGAAGTGATCCTTACCCGCACAACTGATGAGTTTATACCGTTATCCGTCCGTACGGAGATGGCAAACACGGAGAAAGCGGATATCTTCATCAGTGTGCACTGTAACGCGTCATACTCAAGGATGGATAACGGGTTTGAAGTGTACTTCTTATCGGAGAACGCGAGTGATGCCGCAGCGGAAGCTGTTGCAAAACTTGAAAACGCAGTGGTGCAGCTCGAAGATCCGGGTTCATTAAAGAAGTTTGAAGTTGATAAAATACTGTGTTCTCTGGAAACAAATGTGTATATGAACCAGTCAAGCGAACTATCCGGGATTATGAAACGCGAAGTTGATAACCTTAGTTGGCTGGTACGGAATAACGGTGTGAAACAGGCAAGTTTTTTTGTCCTCCGCGGGACACGTATGCCGGCGGTACTTCTTGAAGCTGCATATCTTTCAAACCCGGCGGAGGAACGTAAACTTACTGAACGCAGGATGAAGACCAATATGGTAGACGCCTGGGCACGCGCAGTGGTAACCTACGAGAAAAGGATGAGTGAAAATGGTAACCTCAAAAAGTGA